One window of Planctomycetota bacterium genomic DNA carries:
- the rplT gene encoding 50S ribosomal protein L20, producing the protein MRTKSVVPRLRAKKRLFKRVKGSVGGRRRLLRTAKESIIRSGVFARRDRRRRKRDFRRLWIVRINAAVRQRGIRYSQFIAGLEKCGCELDRRTLAEMAVLDPTGFDAVVERVRAALDLPAPAGAA; encoded by the coding sequence ATGCGCACCAAGAGCGTCGTGCCCCGTCTGCGGGCCAAGAAGCGGCTGTTCAAGCGGGTCAAGGGTTCGGTCGGCGGACGTCGGCGCCTCCTCCGCACCGCCAAGGAATCGATCATCCGTTCCGGCGTCTTCGCCCGCCGCGACCGGCGGCGGCGGAAGCGCGATTTCCGGCGACTGTGGATCGTGCGGATCAATGCCGCGGTGCGGCAGCGTGGCATCCGCTACAGCCAGTTCATCGCCGGTCTCGAGAAGTGCGGCTGCGAGCTCGATCGGCGGACGCTCGCCGAGATGGCGGTGCTCGATCCGACCGGATTCGACGCCGTGGTCGAGCGGGTCCGTGCGGCACTCGATTTGCCGGCTCCCGCGGGCGCTGCCTGA
- a CDS encoding translation initiation factor IF-3, translating to MRPVTAVGRRGFHWSTESAAIEKQHRINEQIRISPIRVISAEGAQLGIISTDEAMARAREAGLDLVEVAPNEKPPVCRIMDFGKFKYQQKKKQHRTHVHQTKIKEIRLRPKTGDHDIEFKVNQARGFLQHKDKVIVSVVFRGRELAHIDEGQRVMRNILEQLDPVGKVESPPQQMGRRLVCTLTPR from the coding sequence ATGCGGCCGGTAACGGCCGTCGGCAGGCGCGGGTTTCATTGGTCGACGGAGTCAGCAGCCATCGAGAAGCAGCATCGCATCAACGAACAGATCCGGATCTCGCCGATCCGGGTGATCTCGGCAGAGGGGGCCCAGCTGGGCATCATCTCCACCGACGAGGCGATGGCCCGGGCCCGCGAGGCGGGCCTCGATCTGGTCGAGGTGGCACCCAACGAGAAGCCGCCCGTCTGCCGGATCATGGATTTCGGCAAGTTCAAGTACCAACAAAAGAAGAAACAGCACCGCACCCACGTCCACCAGACGAAGATCAAGGAAATCCGGCTTCGGCCCAAGACCGGCGACCACGACATCGAGTTCAAGGTCAACCAGGCCCGCGGATTTCTCCAGCACAAGGACAAAGTGATCGTGTCGGTCGTGTTCCGTGGACGCGAGTTGGCCCACATCGACGAGGGGCAGCGGGTGATGCGCAACATCCTCGAACAACTCGATCCTGTCGGGAAGGTCGAGTCGCCGCCCCAGCAGATGGGACGCCGGCTCGTTTGCACGCTCACCCCCCGTTGA
- the cysK gene encoding cysteine synthase A: protein MVGSAHASSTLPLGIRDDITQCIGRTPLVRLRRVTEGCHATVVGKIENMNPLWSVKDRIACAMIDAGEREGRIGPDTVIIEPTSGNTGIGLAYVCAARGYTLRVTMPESMSLERRRMLKALGAELVLTPAAEGMPGAVRHAEDISRTSERYFMPQQFKNPANPEIHRRTTAEEIWADTAGMVDILVCGVGTGGTITGCGEVLKAKKPGLKVVAVEPANSPVISQKLAGEPIKPGRHTIQGIGAGFIPEILNLSIIDEVVKVDDEDAMETARQMAKREGLMCGISCGAAAWAALQVARRPENSGKMVVVVLPDLGERYLSTRLFPE, encoded by the coding sequence ATGGTCGGTTCCGCGCACGCCTCCTCCACGCTCCCCCTCGGCATCCGCGACGACATCACGCAGTGCATCGGCCGCACGCCGCTGGTGCGCCTCCGCCGCGTCACCGAGGGCTGCCACGCCACGGTCGTCGGCAAGATCGAGAACATGAACCCGCTGTGGAGCGTGAAGGACCGGATCGCCTGCGCGATGATCGACGCCGGCGAACGCGAGGGGCGGATCGGCCCCGACACCGTGATCATCGAGCCGACCAGTGGCAACACCGGCATCGGCCTGGCCTATGTCTGCGCCGCGCGCGGCTACACGCTCCGCGTGACGATGCCGGAGAGCATGAGCCTCGAGCGCCGGCGGATGCTCAAGGCGCTCGGCGCGGAGCTGGTCCTCACGCCGGCGGCCGAGGGGATGCCGGGCGCCGTGCGCCACGCCGAGGACATCAGCCGGACCAGCGAACGCTACTTCATGCCGCAGCAATTCAAGAACCCGGCCAACCCCGAGATCCACCGGCGCACGACCGCCGAGGAGATCTGGGCCGACACCGCCGGGATGGTCGACATCCTCGTTTGCGGCGTCGGCACCGGCGGCACGATCACCGGCTGCGGCGAGGTGCTCAAGGCGAAGAAGCCGGGGCTCAAGGTGGTGGCGGTCGAGCCGGCCAACAGCCCGGTGATCTCGCAGAAGCTCGCCGGCGAGCCGATCAAGCCCGGGCGGCACACGATCCAGGGGATCGGAGCCGGGTTCATTCCCGAGATCCTCAACCTCTCGATCATCGACGAGGTAGTGAAGGTCGACGACGAAGACGCGATGGAGACCGCCCGTCAGATGGCCAAGCGCGAGGGGTTGATGTGCGGGATCAGCTGCGGGGCCGCCGCCTGGGCGGCGCTGCAGGTCGCCCGACGCCCGGAGAACTCCGGGAAGATGGTCGTCGTCGTCCTTCCCGACCTCGGCGAGCGCTACCTGTCGACGCGGCTGTTTCCCGAGTGA
- a CDS encoding J domain-containing protein: MSTEKSADGRPQRGTDPNHPACLTILGLLPPVTAEDVKQAYLARAMAAHPDRGGDPAAFIRLQKAYEEANEYVKFKASKLEWLASKVEIYSQQQDVAAETIERGGEIEMEETDWLRKSFGEDFGHVADKLVRITLRGPKADDAFAVLVGFRAESLKDLHTLDLAGGTLTDTGLLQLKELKGLRRLDLRGTAVGKLGAEVPGWFEQLEFLGLPKGSVGMFGRIGMPRRLKLELGDAPPA, encoded by the coding sequence ATGTCCACCGAGAAGAGCGCCGACGGCCGTCCGCAGCGGGGCACCGATCCCAACCATCCGGCGTGCCTGACGATCCTCGGTCTCCTCCCCCCGGTGACGGCCGAGGACGTCAAGCAGGCCTACCTCGCCCGGGCGATGGCGGCCCACCCCGACCGTGGCGGTGATCCGGCGGCGTTCATCCGGCTGCAGAAGGCCTACGAGGAGGCCAACGAGTATGTGAAATTCAAGGCCTCGAAGCTCGAGTGGCTGGCGTCGAAGGTGGAGATCTATTCACAGCAGCAGGACGTGGCCGCCGAGACGATCGAACGCGGCGGCGAGATCGAGATGGAGGAGACCGACTGGCTGCGGAAGAGCTTCGGCGAGGATTTCGGACACGTCGCCGACAAACTCGTCCGGATCACGCTCCGCGGGCCGAAGGCCGATGACGCCTTCGCGGTGCTCGTCGGCTTCCGAGCCGAGTCGCTCAAGGACCTCCACACGCTCGACCTCGCCGGCGGCACGCTCACCGACACCGGCCTGCTCCAGCTCAAGGAGCTCAAGGGGCTGCGGCGCCTCGATCTCCGCGGCACGGCCGTCGGCAAGCTGGGCGCCGAGGTGCCGGGATGGTTCGAGCAGCTCGAGTTCCTCGGGCTCCCCAAGGGGAGCGTGGGGATGTTCGGCCGGATCGGGATGCCGCGGCGCCTCAAGCTCGAACTGGGCGACGCCCCGCCGGCCTGA
- the rpmI gene encoding 50S ribosomal protein L35, whose amino-acid sequence MPKQKTHKGVRKRFRLTANGKVKHRRAGTSHLQVRLTAKRRRNLRGTGVLASVDTPKIVAALGKYSY is encoded by the coding sequence ATGCCCAAGCAGAAGACGCACAAGGGGGTACGGAAGCGCTTCCGTCTCACCGCCAACGGCAAGGTGAAGCACCGCCGTGCCGGCACGAGCCACCTCCAGGTGAGGCTGACGGCGAAGCGGCGGCGGAATCTCCGCGGCACCGGTGTTCTCGCCTCGGTCGACACGCCGAAGATCGTGGCGGCCCTCGGCAAATACAGCTACTGA
- a CDS encoding aminotransferase class I/II-fold pyridoxal phosphate-dependent enzyme, giving the protein MTTPADLQPPIDAADEADRSTATADGPTDLAADRGPGTAPPQFRLADRVASLPPYLFARINQLTYQRRRAGHDIIDMSMGNPSDAPSHAVIDKLAEAAADPRNHGYSPALGIMSLRREVASRYLKKWGVRLDPESQVIGTLGSKEGFGHLCLATIGPGDGVVVPAPSYPAHVYGVALAGGTAHLFDTTDPSRYLADIARAAETVRPKMVIVNFPHNPTATVVGPDFYREVVRLALRHGFMVVSDLAYADVTFDGYSSPSILAVDGGDRVAVEFTTMSKGFNMAGWRVGFCAGNREIVKALGTIKTYYDYGMFRPIQIAAIVALRHGEADVEAQAKIYERRRDVLCEGLARIGWPVAVPKASMFVWARMPESLTSRMSSMDFAAKLLEEADVAVSPGAGFGVAGEGHVRMALIENESRIRQAVRQIGRSLAADLRPSLTG; this is encoded by the coding sequence ATGACGACCCCCGCCGACCTGCAACCGCCCATTGACGCCGCCGACGAGGCCGATCGCTCGACCGCCACCGCCGACGGCCCCACCGATCTGGCCGCCGACCGCGGTCCCGGCACGGCGCCGCCGCAGTTTCGCCTCGCCGATCGCGTGGCGAGCCTGCCCCCGTACCTGTTCGCGCGGATCAATCAGCTCACCTACCAGCGCCGCCGGGCCGGCCACGACATCATCGACATGAGCATGGGCAATCCGTCGGATGCCCCGAGCCACGCGGTGATCGACAAGCTCGCCGAGGCGGCCGCCGACCCGCGGAACCACGGCTATTCGCCCGCGCTGGGAATCATGAGCCTCCGCCGCGAGGTCGCGTCGCGGTATCTGAAGAAGTGGGGGGTGCGGCTCGATCCGGAGTCGCAGGTGATCGGTACGCTCGGGTCGAAGGAGGGGTTCGGCCACCTCTGCCTGGCGACGATCGGGCCCGGCGACGGCGTCGTCGTGCCGGCCCCCTCCTACCCGGCGCACGTCTACGGCGTCGCCCTCGCCGGCGGCACGGCGCACCTCTTCGACACCACCGACCCGTCCCGCTACCTCGCCGACATCGCCCGCGCCGCCGAGACGGTGCGGCCGAAGATGGTGATCGTCAATTTCCCCCACAACCCGACCGCCACGGTCGTCGGCCCCGACTTTTACCGCGAGGTGGTTCGCCTGGCGCTCCGGCACGGCTTCATGGTCGTCTCCGACCTCGCCTACGCCGACGTCACCTTCGACGGATACTCGAGCCCGAGCATCCTCGCCGTCGATGGCGGCGACCGCGTCGCGGTCGAGTTCACGACGATGAGCAAGGGGTTCAACATGGCCGGCTGGCGCGTCGGCTTCTGCGCCGGCAACCGCGAGATCGTCAAGGCACTGGGCACGATCAAGACCTACTACGACTACGGCATGTTCCGGCCGATCCAGATCGCCGCCATCGTCGCCCTCCGGCATGGCGAGGCCGACGTCGAGGCCCAGGCGAAGATTTACGAGCGGCGCCGCGACGTGCTCTGCGAGGGGCTGGCCCGGATCGGCTGGCCGGTCGCCGTGCCGAAGGCCTCGATGTTCGTCTGGGCGCGGATGCCGGAGTCGCTCACCAGCCGGATGTCGAGCATGGATTTCGCCGCCAAACTCCTCGAGGAGGCCGACGTGGCCGTCAGCCCCGGTGCCGGTTTCGGCGTTGCCGGGGAGGGGCACGTGCGGATGGCCCTGATCGAGAACGAAAGCCGGATCCGCCAGGCGGTGCGGCAGATCGGCCGCTCCCTGGCGGCCGATCTGCGCCCGTCGTTGACCGGCTGA
- a CDS encoding DUF1080 domain-containing protein, with protein MAYAATGAAVRRVALGVAILAAAAARADEPGFEPLFDGKSLAGWKVNENPQSWKVEGGEIVCHGPRSHLFYVGADAAKPAEFKNFHFKAEVMTRPGANSGIFFHTKFQPEGWPAAGYEMQVNNSQGDPVRTGSIYNVVKNFTAPAKDDVWFTEEVVVKDKQITVLVDGKVLFEYVEPDGVTGTRKLSAGTFALQAHDPGSEVHYRNIRVKRLP; from the coding sequence ATGGCTTACGCGGCGACTGGAGCGGCGGTTCGGCGGGTGGCGCTCGGTGTGGCGATCCTGGCCGCGGCGGCGGCCCGGGCCGACGAGCCCGGCTTCGAGCCGCTGTTCGACGGCAAGAGCCTCGCCGGCTGGAAGGTCAACGAGAACCCCCAAAGCTGGAAGGTCGAGGGGGGCGAGATCGTCTGCCACGGCCCGCGCAGTCACTTGTTTTACGTCGGTGCCGACGCCGCCAAGCCGGCCGAGTTCAAGAACTTCCACTTCAAGGCCGAGGTGATGACCCGGCCGGGGGCCAACTCGGGGATCTTTTTCCACACCAAGTTCCAGCCGGAGGGCTGGCCGGCGGCGGGCTACGAGATGCAGGTCAACAACTCCCAGGGGGATCCGGTGCGAACCGGGAGCATCTACAACGTGGTCAAGAATTTCACCGCGCCGGCCAAGGACGACGTCTGGTTCACCGAGGAGGTGGTCGTCAAGGACAAGCAGATCACGGTCCTCGTCGACGGCAAGGTGCTGTTCGAGTACGTCGAGCCCGACGGGGTGACCGGGACCCGCAAGCTCTCGGCCGGGACCTTCGCGCTGCAGGCCCACGATCCGGGCAGCGAGGTCCACTACCGCAACATCCGCGTCAAGCGGCTGCCGTAG
- a CDS encoding sigma-70 family RNA polymerase sigma factor — protein sequence MTVSGPSGAAPTHPPARDRRTWRNAMRSTADDSLVRFLEAERNLSGAGAAPGLTVGHDLDQFDQFDQFDQFDQFDQGDDGQRHATVALPAEQTRGDSAALLSIEDVARRFNVSTKTISRWRTHGLVPETIELGGRRRVGFRPTTVDRFVADNPLRVERGTRFSQLSVDEHARIIAWARRLAGLGATPAEIHRRIARRLNRSVETIRYTIKQHDREHPGAEVFPAVDGNLRPEVCVRIYQLHLGGESVDSIAQRYHRSRAGIYRIILAQRCEQVLKLPLDYIPNALFARRSAEEVVNQPFPGLDDATRRVRRPSGLPAYLASLYEVPLLTREQEVWLFRKFNYLKYKASELRSQLDPQRPSGRLMDQIERLYEEVVTLKNRLVRSNLRLVVSIAKRRVSSGDSFFDLVSDGNMSLIKAVEKFDYARGNKFSTYASWAIMKNFARTIPDEHRRRERFRAADMDLLQTAADTRADEHQSRLVESDRLRQVGRFLDRLDSREQTIIIRRYGLDHSHEPQTLKEVGSALGVTKERVRQIEAKALEKLREAAAAEATLPELG from the coding sequence ATGACGGTGTCGGGGCCATCAGGGGCCGCTCCGACCCACCCCCCGGCGAGGGATCGCCGGACCTGGAGGAATGCCATGCGCTCGACAGCAGACGATTCTCTTGTCCGGTTTCTCGAGGCTGAACGGAATCTCTCGGGCGCCGGTGCGGCGCCGGGGCTGACCGTCGGCCACGATCTCGACCAGTTCGACCAGTTCGACCAGTTCGATCAGTTCGATCAGTTCGATCAGGGTGACGACGGCCAACGGCATGCCACCGTGGCCCTCCCGGCCGAACAGACGCGGGGCGACTCTGCCGCGCTGCTGTCGATCGAGGACGTCGCGCGACGGTTCAACGTCTCCACCAAGACGATCTCACGGTGGCGGACGCACGGACTGGTCCCGGAGACGATCGAACTCGGCGGGCGGCGCCGGGTCGGCTTCCGTCCCACGACTGTCGATCGGTTCGTGGCCGACAACCCGCTGCGGGTCGAGCGCGGCACGCGTTTCAGCCAACTCTCCGTCGACGAACACGCGCGGATCATCGCCTGGGCGCGGCGGTTGGCGGGTCTCGGTGCGACCCCCGCCGAGATCCACCGGCGGATCGCGCGGCGGCTCAACCGCAGCGTCGAGACGATCCGCTACACGATCAAGCAGCACGACCGCGAGCACCCCGGTGCCGAGGTCTTTCCGGCGGTCGACGGCAACCTCCGACCCGAAGTCTGCGTGCGGATCTACCAGCTCCACCTCGGCGGTGAATCGGTCGACTCGATCGCCCAGCGCTACCATCGCAGCCGGGCCGGCATCTACCGGATCATCCTCGCCCAGCGTTGCGAGCAGGTGCTCAAGCTGCCGCTCGACTACATCCCCAACGCGCTGTTCGCCCGGCGCAGTGCCGAGGAGGTCGTGAACCAGCCGTTCCCCGGGCTCGACGATGCCACGCGCCGTGTCCGCCGCCCGTCGGGCCTACCGGCCTACCTGGCGAGCCTCTACGAGGTCCCGCTGCTGACGCGCGAGCAGGAGGTGTGGCTGTTCCGCAAGTTCAACTACCTCAAGTACAAGGCGAGCGAGCTCCGCTCCCAACTCGATCCGCAGCGTCCCAGCGGCCGCCTGATGGACCAGATCGAGCGCCTGTACGAGGAAGTGGTGACGCTGAAGAACCGTCTCGTCCGGTCCAATCTCCGCCTCGTGGTGTCGATCGCCAAGCGGCGGGTGTCGTCGGGCGACAGCTTCTTCGACCTCGTCAGCGACGGGAACATGTCGCTGATCAAGGCGGTCGAGAAGTTCGATTACGCCCGCGGCAACAAGTTCAGCACCTACGCCTCGTGGGCGATCATGAAGAACTTCGCCCGGACGATTCCGGACGAGCATCGGCGGCGGGAGCGGTTCCGCGCCGCCGACATGGACCTTCTCCAAACCGCCGCCGACACCCGCGCCGACGAGCACCAGTCGCGGCTCGTCGAGAGCGACCGGCTCCGCCAGGTGGGGCGATTCCTCGACCGGCTCGATTCCCGCGAGCAGACGATCATCATCCGCCGCTATGGTCTCGATCACAGCCACGAGCCACAGACCCTCAAGGAGGTCGGCTCGGCACTGGGGGTGACGAAGGAGCGCGTCCGGCAGATCGAGGCCAAAGCTCTCGAGAAGCTGCGCGAGGCCGCCGCCGCGGAGGCGACCCTCCCGGAATTGGGCTGA
- a CDS encoding peptidylprolyl isomerase — protein sequence MIGAAPAVSAAAIAPARRRGAGRGICSRDVPGRATVMPGGESSGFGSRSLAALSENQRDRATGRWRRPWLREALVALAVIAAAIGWRATTGDSRAVAKPPRPAEPAPVSRPADELVALVNGAEIRRGQLAAECLARHGRSVLDSLVNKRIISQACRQHGIVVSAADVDAEIDTLTRRFNVPRAKWIEMIGRERGVTPRQYADEIVWPMLALRRLAAGAADPTAEEIADLYDNQFGPAVKARIIVAGSAAEAESLRRRALAAPDEFGALARQHSVDVGSASANGWVQPVRRNSGEPRFEAVVFGLAEGQISDVVQVADQFIVVKCEGHLPAADVKLADVRDQLAAELAERKSRESATTVFRSLRDAATVVDGLADARAAGGAAALVNGEPIPFDEVQAVCLERHGTDVLEVLVSRTLLKQALDRGGVSIAQADVDAEIARAAELMGFRTAAGEPDVAAWLDKATRDQGVPLQHYLEDIVQPTVALKKLVGTVPVTREDLDRAFEATFGRRARCRMIVLDSQRRAQEVWQLARQQPTAERIGDLAERYSVDQASRGLRGEVPPIQRFGGQPALEREVFGLQAGELSGVVQIADRFLVIYCEGFTEPAPVTFEEVRNELYDDIHEKKQRIEMARMFTHLRESAAIDNHLAGTSQSPTAAPAGAVIPATAGVPAEAPTPRAGSRRGTASGDGVVPASLEAPPGARGVGR from the coding sequence ATGATCGGGGCCGCACCCGCGGTCTCCGCGGCGGCCATCGCGCCGGCACGACGCCGGGGAGCGGGCCGCGGGATCTGCTCGCGCGACGTGCCAGGGAGGGCGACCGTCATGCCAGGGGGAGAGTCGTCGGGTTTCGGATCGCGGTCGCTTGCCGCGTTGTCCGAGAATCAACGTGACCGCGCGACCGGCCGCTGGCGCCGGCCGTGGCTCCGCGAGGCCCTCGTGGCACTGGCGGTGATCGCCGCCGCCATCGGGTGGCGCGCGACGACCGGCGACAGCCGTGCCGTCGCCAAACCGCCGCGGCCTGCCGAGCCGGCCCCGGTCTCCCGACCGGCCGACGAACTGGTGGCGTTGGTCAACGGCGCCGAGATCCGGCGCGGGCAACTGGCGGCCGAATGCCTCGCGCGCCACGGGCGTTCCGTGCTCGATTCGCTCGTCAACAAGCGGATCATCTCCCAGGCGTGCCGGCAGCACGGGATCGTCGTCTCAGCCGCCGACGTCGATGCCGAGATCGACACGCTCACCCGCCGCTTCAACGTGCCGCGTGCCAAGTGGATCGAGATGATCGGCCGGGAGCGCGGTGTCACGCCACGGCAGTACGCCGACGAGATCGTCTGGCCGATGCTCGCCCTCCGCCGCCTCGCCGCCGGGGCGGCCGATCCGACCGCCGAGGAGATCGCCGACCTGTACGACAACCAATTCGGTCCGGCCGTCAAGGCGCGGATCATCGTCGCCGGGTCGGCGGCGGAGGCGGAATCGCTCCGCCGCCGCGCGCTGGCGGCCCCCGACGAATTCGGGGCCCTCGCCCGGCAGCACTCCGTCGACGTCGGCAGCGCCAGCGCCAACGGCTGGGTCCAGCCGGTGCGCCGGAACTCCGGCGAACCACGCTTCGAGGCGGTGGTGTTCGGGCTCGCCGAGGGGCAGATCTCCGACGTCGTCCAGGTGGCCGACCAGTTCATCGTCGTCAAGTGCGAGGGCCACCTGCCGGCCGCCGACGTCAAGCTCGCCGACGTCCGCGACCAGCTCGCCGCCGAGCTCGCCGAGCGCAAGAGCCGGGAGTCGGCGACGACGGTCTTCCGGTCGCTGCGCGACGCCGCCACCGTCGTCGACGGCCTGGCCGATGCCCGGGCGGCTGGCGGTGCCGCGGCGCTGGTCAACGGCGAGCCGATCCCGTTCGACGAGGTCCAGGCCGTCTGCCTCGAGCGCCACGGCACCGACGTCCTCGAGGTGCTCGTCTCGCGCACGCTCCTCAAGCAGGCCCTCGACCGCGGCGGAGTTTCCATCGCCCAGGCCGACGTCGATGCGGAGATCGCCCGGGCCGCCGAGCTGATGGGGTTCCGCACCGCCGCGGGCGAACCCGACGTGGCGGCGTGGCTCGACAAGGCGACGCGGGATCAGGGGGTGCCGCTGCAGCACTACCTCGAGGACATCGTCCAACCGACCGTCGCGCTCAAGAAGCTCGTCGGCACGGTCCCGGTGACGCGCGAGGACCTCGACCGTGCGTTCGAGGCCACGTTCGGCCGTCGCGCCCGCTGCCGGATGATCGTCCTCGACAGCCAACGGCGGGCACAGGAAGTCTGGCAATTGGCCCGCCAGCAGCCGACCGCGGAGCGGATCGGGGACCTCGCCGAGCGTTACTCGGTCGATCAGGCGAGCCGCGGACTGCGGGGCGAGGTGCCGCCGATCCAGCGCTTCGGTGGGCAGCCGGCGCTCGAGCGCGAGGTGTTCGGTCTCCAGGCCGGCGAGCTGTCGGGCGTGGTGCAGATTGCCGACCGCTTCCTGGTGATCTACTGCGAGGGCTTCACCGAGCCAGCGCCGGTGACGTTCGAGGAGGTCCGCAACGAACTCTACGACGACATCCACGAGAAGAAACAGCGGATCGAGATGGCGCGGATGTTCACCCACCTCCGTGAATCGGCGGCGATCGACAATCATCTTGCGGGCACGAGCCAGTCGCCCACGGCGGCTCCCGCCGGCGCCGTGATCCCCGCGACCGCCGGGGTGCCCGCCGAAGCCCCGACGCCGCGCGCCGGCAGCCGGCGCGGCACCGCATCCGGCGACGGCGTCGTCCCGGCGTCGCTCGAAGCGCCGCCGGGAGCTCGGGGCGTTGGCCGCTGA
- the pheS gene encoding phenylalanine--tRNA ligase subunit alpha, with product MLSRVADVSLDELIGEIGRCRSAAEDLLGNAADAAAVERARVELLGARSGRLKAIQKSLSAVDPSQRRDAGRHFNELKDWLAAALAAAQERVAARPERVVPIDVTLPGAAAPLGHVHPITQTIRRVEEIMARLGFESVDGPEVEDQWHNFDALAIPPEHPARDPLDNFFLAVARGAEPLLLRSQTSTVQIRVMERRRPPLRIVSLGRVYRPDTADATHYPMFHQVEGLLVEPGATMAHLKTTLRLLAVGFLGPGVRVRFRPSFFPFTEPSVEVDMEWGGRWVEMGGAGMVDPAVLAAVGLDPETISGFAFGLGVERIAARRHGVADIRDFYRNDVRFLRQF from the coding sequence ATGCTCAGTCGCGTGGCTGACGTGTCGCTCGACGAATTGATCGGGGAGATCGGCCGCTGCCGCAGCGCTGCCGAGGACCTCCTGGGCAACGCCGCCGATGCCGCCGCCGTCGAGCGCGCCCGTGTGGAACTGCTCGGCGCCCGCAGCGGCCGGCTCAAGGCGATCCAGAAGTCGCTTTCCGCAGTCGATCCGTCACAGCGGCGCGATGCAGGGAGGCACTTTAACGAACTCAAGGACTGGCTCGCCGCCGCACTGGCCGCGGCCCAGGAGCGGGTCGCGGCACGGCCGGAGCGGGTGGTGCCGATCGACGTCACGCTCCCCGGCGCGGCAGCGCCGCTCGGCCACGTCCACCCGATCACGCAGACGATCCGGCGCGTCGAGGAGATCATGGCGCGGCTCGGTTTCGAAAGCGTCGACGGGCCGGAGGTCGAGGACCAGTGGCACAACTTCGACGCGCTGGCGATCCCACCGGAGCACCCCGCCCGCGATCCGCTGGACAACTTCTTCCTCGCCGTCGCACGGGGCGCCGAGCCGCTGCTGCTGCGCTCCCAGACGAGCACCGTGCAGATCCGGGTGATGGAACGGCGCCGACCACCCCTGCGGATCGTCTCGCTGGGACGGGTCTACCGCCCCGACACCGCCGATGCGACCCACTACCCGATGTTCCATCAGGTCGAGGGGCTGCTGGTCGAGCCGGGGGCGACGATGGCCCATCTCAAGACCACCCTCCGCCTCCTCGCCGTCGGGTTTCTCGGGCCGGGAGTCCGGGTCAGGTTCCGCCCGTCGTTCTTCCCGTTCACCGAGCCGAGCGTCGAGGTCGACATGGAATGGGGCGGCCGCTGGGTGGAAATGGGGGGCGCCGGAATGGTCGATCCGGCGGTCCTCGCCGCCGTCGGACTCGACCCGGAGACCATCTCGGGATTCGCCTTCGGTCTGGGGGTCGAGCGGATCGCCGCGCGGCGCCACGGCGTGGCCGACATCCGCGACTTCTACCGCAACGACGTCCGCTTCCTGCGCCAATTCTGA